The following proteins are encoded in a genomic region of Gimesia algae:
- a CDS encoding type IV pilus twitching motility protein PilT has product MEMNDLLHAAVDSNASDILLAIDAAPMFRIDGELKKTALEPLDPTTISDLCDQVLNQQQKEILDRQKDVDFAITIPRLGRFRFNIHVQRGTYAAAIRRFSNEICSLSSLDLPPVVEELTRLKTGLILVTGQTGSGKSTTLAAMVEAINQRDAKHIITLEDPIEYQFQHGRSLIEQREIGEDCPGFASGLKHVLRQDPDVILIGELRDLDTIRVALQAAETGHLVLSSLHVSSAAGVVDRLVEVFPPEEQSQVRSHLAETLRGVITQKLLPAADSKGRVAALEIMLMNRAVQTSIRESTSHLIPGIISTSRRMGMQTMEQALKEQLLNGKVDPDIIDEHLQELKGEAPKEYSQGLLA; this is encoded by the coding sequence ATGGAAATGAATGATCTGTTACATGCTGCTGTTGACAGTAATGCATCTGATATTTTACTCGCCATTGATGCGGCACCCATGTTTCGCATTGATGGAGAGCTCAAGAAGACTGCGCTCGAACCCCTCGATCCGACGACGATCAGCGACCTGTGTGATCAGGTTCTCAATCAGCAGCAGAAAGAAATACTCGACAGACAGAAGGATGTTGATTTTGCCATTACCATCCCGCGGCTGGGACGGTTCCGTTTCAACATCCATGTGCAGCGAGGCACTTATGCTGCTGCCATCCGCCGGTTTTCAAATGAAATCTGCTCGTTGAGCAGCCTGGATTTACCCCCGGTCGTTGAAGAGCTGACGCGACTGAAAACGGGCCTGATCCTGGTGACCGGTCAGACGGGCTCCGGTAAATCGACCACGCTTGCCGCGATGGTCGAAGCCATCAATCAGCGGGATGCCAAGCATATTATTACACTGGAAGACCCGATTGAATATCAGTTTCAGCACGGAAGATCCCTGATCGAACAACGGGAAATCGGCGAAGACTGCCCGGGTTTTGCATCCGGGCTGAAACATGTTCTCCGTCAGGACCCGGATGTCATTCTCATCGGTGAGTTGCGGGATCTGGATACCATCCGTGTGGCTTTGCAGGCAGCGGAAACGGGGCATCTGGTTCTGTCATCCCTACATGTTTCCAGCGCAGCCGGAGTGGTGGATCGACTCGTGGAAGTTTTTCCGCCCGAAGAACAATCCCAGGTCCGCAGCCACCTTGCCGAAACCCTGCGCGGTGTCATCACACAAAAACTGTTACCCGCAGCTGACAGCAAAGGCCGCGTCGCCGCTCTCGAAATCATGCTGATGAACCGGGCCGTGCAGACGAGTATCCGGGAATCGACTTCGCATTTGATCCCCGGGATCATCTCGACGAGCCGACGCATGGGGATGCAGACAATGGAACAGGCGTTGAAAGAACAGTTACTGAATGGAAAAGTCGATCCGGACATCATTGATGAGCATCTGCAGGAGTTAAAAGGAGAGGCACCGAAAGAATATTCCCAGGGATTACTCGCGTAA
- a CDS encoding type II secretion system F family protein, whose protein sequence is MQFTYTARNTSGQNQTGELVADSREEAVAKLRQEGLYLLALDESDASSADTTSIARKKRVPRKEIIYFTNQMAIMVDAGVPVAIALEGIAKQIENPVLAEILAHIQKSVESGSDFSAALADFPRQFDRTYVNLIKASEASGTMPQMLNRIAAQAEEEQETIQQVKGALMYPAIMLVMCVGICIFLLTYVFPKLMPMFASRGAAIPAPTKIMIMVSTTITSYWYLVLLFLAAFVGAFCYVRKQAWGKSAFDWVLIRMPVFGSMLKKLALSRSIRTLATTVNAGVPMLEALELSSGVTDNVHFKQSWLEISELVTSGKQIHEAMDGKTLFPPTMQQMIASGESTGRLGMVLNKLSDYFDREVKIAIKSATTLIEPVMVVCMGSIIGFIALSMLLPIFTLSTSH, encoded by the coding sequence ATGCAGTTTACATATACAGCACGCAATACAAGTGGCCAGAATCAGACCGGTGAACTGGTCGCTGATTCCCGGGAAGAAGCTGTCGCAAAATTGCGGCAGGAAGGCCTGTATCTACTCGCGCTGGATGAATCAGATGCCAGTTCCGCAGATACGACCAGCATCGCGCGAAAAAAACGGGTTCCCCGCAAGGAAATCATCTATTTCACCAACCAGATGGCGATTATGGTAGACGCTGGTGTGCCAGTGGCCATTGCCCTGGAAGGCATCGCGAAACAGATTGAAAATCCTGTCCTGGCAGAGATATTAGCACATATTCAAAAGAGTGTAGAATCCGGTAGTGACTTCTCGGCTGCTCTGGCAGATTTTCCCAGACAGTTTGATCGCACGTATGTCAACCTGATTAAAGCCAGTGAAGCCAGTGGAACCATGCCACAAATGCTGAACCGGATTGCTGCCCAGGCAGAAGAAGAGCAGGAAACAATTCAGCAGGTTAAAGGTGCCCTGATGTATCCCGCCATCATGCTGGTGATGTGTGTTGGCATCTGTATTTTTCTGCTCACCTATGTCTTTCCAAAACTGATGCCGATGTTTGCCTCGCGTGGAGCCGCAATTCCGGCTCCAACCAAAATTATGATCATGGTCTCAACGACCATTACTTCCTACTGGTATCTGGTCTTACTGTTTCTGGCTGCCTTTGTGGGGGCCTTCTGTTATGTTCGAAAGCAGGCCTGGGGCAAATCCGCCTTTGACTGGGTCTTGATCCGCATGCCTGTCTTCGGCTCCATGCTCAAGAAACTGGCTCTCAGTCGCAGTATTCGTACTCTGGCAACAACAGTCAATGCCGGGGTTCCCATGCTGGAGGCACTCGAGCTCAGTTCCGGCGTGACCGACAATGTGCATTTTAAACAGAGCTGGCTGGAAATCAGCGAACTGGTGACATCAGGTAAACAGATTCATGAAGCGATGGATGGAAAAACTCTGTTTCCTCCGACCATGCAGCAGATGATCGCTTCAGGTGAATCCACGGGTCGTCTGGGCATGGTGCTGAATAAGTTAAGTGATTATTTTGACCGTGAAGTCAAAATCGCGATCAAATCTGCTACCACGCTGATTGAACCCGTCATGGTGGTCTGCATGGGCTCGATCATCGGCTTTATTGCACTCTCAATGTTACTGCCGATCTTCACTTTGAGTACCAGCCACTAG